In a single window of the Elaeis guineensis isolate ETL-2024a chromosome 4, EG11, whole genome shotgun sequence genome:
- the LOC140857513 gene encoding uncharacterized protein isoform X2, translated as MARRARRGGESSSGGRTSSGGFGAGAKVEVRSDDEGFRGAWYEATIVRSLKRRRYSVEYVSLVSDADPSEPLHEIVRRSHVRPPPPPPPSPADYQVYQRVEAFHNDGWWAGVVSRLHGEDSGRFTVSFPNTREVMDFPPSDIRPLLEWVRGRWIVARDQDVAEPLFSVGAQVEVSRERENYGTWFAATIGRVVSKSIFLVDYKTLRDVTDRELSMEIVDAQYIRPAPPLASEDENFSLHDVVEVLYHGGWLLGVVSQIPNGSKYIVRLRHYDEEMEFNHSEMRSCQVWEDGQWISYSSQDKNRKSPMLSGARSAGPRRQSHAGKRSSLPISVTTSSDDDDGVPCVPLSGVLHWKRKKTEGLDTEGQMSSSQPCRKVKQGKLFDYKLHSQDRFSSKTPLGVEVETQVAKPLLEDSLSSLDVRHRLESTSPEKTAIKLLQNPLSMELNYGQNMTEMNGVTKLLTGRNEPSEFMYKGSEHQSKESGFNHSPVDDDASEFLPITEWGSCKGSRGPRVGSMKRIKKLAVRAPHRQKKSPEIVSMKQLSEEEMRTRKRGRPAKRSIESQQAEDLPEEVAEEEPGRQEVEQSNQGQSGDASVESQAHGHHDEATGHKDPPLLVNMQDSPTSNAVSICQTDQHIDVLEDRQTMPQIKLLTQVDIPINVSTTQQSSFMLASSFCARLDEISTFDSHHKEAAIGAEEGVLVSVSKKDDAASCEALNPSESPSNRTSDENREALFDPSSSRSSSKEVILPFVKSSFMWESIEAMDIFHIMPQQPHFRPLEQYSMEFREGMAIGLMVSFANLAANIHKLNIADNISIFEERLKALGPLEANGFDVGRLRACLEELLEMQSSQRQSESKKAELERKIVERKGDNDRLGALAVQLDKAIMEVEQNLTRFRESREVVIMQMKVNDAEISKLQKDVQEAEEAYRSVERHFNTTVVAPW; from the exons ATGGCACGGAGGGCTCGGAGAGGAGGAGAATCTTCGAGCGGTGGGAGGACCTCCAGCGGGGGCTTCGGCGCTGGGGCCAAAGTTGAGGTGCGCAGCGATGACGAGGGATTCCGCGGCGCATGGTACGAGGCCACCATCGTCCGATCCCTCAAACGCCGCCGCTACTCCGTCGAGTACGTCTCTCTCGTTTCCGATGCGGATCCTTCCGAACCCCTCCATGAGATTGTCCGCCGCTCCCACGTCCGCCCCCCGCCTCCTCCGCCACCCTCCCCCGCCGATTACCAGGTATACCAGCGTGTCGAGGCTTTTCACAATGATGGGTGGTGGGCAGGGGTGGTGTCCAGGCTTCACGGCGAGGATTCTGGGAGGTTTACTGTGTCCTTCCCCAACACAAGAGAGGTGATGGACTTCCCGCCGTCGGATATCCGGCCGCTGCTGGAATGGGTCCGTGGACGATGGATCGTCGCTCGAGACCAG GACGTGGCTGAGCCACTGTTCAGTGTGGGAGCACAGGTCGAGGTTAGCCGGGAAAGAGAGAACTATGGGACTTGGTTTGCTGCTACGATTGGACGTGTGGTCagcaagtccatatttttggtgGATTACAAGACCCTGAGAGATGTCACTGACAGAGAGTTGTCAATGGAGATTGTTGATGCTCAATACATTAGGCCTGCACCTCCCCTTGCATCAGAAGATGAGAATTTCAGCTTACATGATGTTGTTGAGGTGCTTTACCATGGCGGTTGGTTGCTAGGAGTTGTTTCTCAGATTCCTAATGGGTCAAAGTACATTGTCAGGTTGAGGCACTATGATGAGGAGATGGAGTTTAATCATTCTGAAATGAGATCCTGCCAGGTATGGGAGGATGGGCAGTGGATCAGCTATTCCTCCCAG GACAAGAATAGAAAATCACCAATGCTCAGTGGAGCCAGGTCTGCTGGACCTCGAAGGCAATCTCATGCTGGCAAAAGATCTAGTCTTCCTATTTCAGTAACAACATCaagtgatgatgatgatggtgtcCCATGTGTTCCTCTTTCTGGTGTTCTGCATTGGAAGCGTAAGAAGACTGAAGGATTGGACACTGAAGGTCAGATGAGCTCATCTCAACCTTGCAGAAAAGTAAAGCAAGGAAAGTTATTTGATTATAAGTTACACTCACAAGATCGTTTTTCTTCAAAAACTCCATTGGGGGTGGAGGTGGAAACCCAAGTTGCTAAGCCATTGCTAGAAGATAGCCTCTCTTCATTGGATGTGCGGCATCGTCTTGAAAGCACCTCTCCTGAGAAGACTGCAATAAAATTACTACAAAATCCCTTATCAATGGAGCTAAATTATGGGCAAAACATGACTGAGATGAATGGTGTAACTAAATTATTAACCGGGAGGAATGAGCCTTCTGAATTTATGTACAAGGGATCTGAACATCAATCAAAAGAATCTGGCTTCAACCATTCTCCGGTTGATGATGACGCCAGCGAGTTCCTCCCGATTACAGAATGGGGAAGTTGTAAAGGTTCCCGTGGTCCTAGAGTGGGATCTATGAAGCGAATAAAGAAGCTTGCTGTTCGGGCCCCACATCGACAGAAAAAGTCCCCTGAAATTGTT AGCATGAAACAATTGTCAGAGGAGGAGATGAGGACAAGGAAGAGAGGCAGGCCTGCAAAGAGAA GCATAGAATCGCAACAAGCAGAAGATTTGCCTGAGGAAGTTGCTGAAGAAGAACCTGGGAGGCAAGAAGTTGAGCAATCAAATCAAGGTCAGTCTGGTGATGCATCTGTTGAAAGTCAAGCACATGGTCATCATGATGAAGCAACAGGGCACAAAGATCCCCCACTTCTTGTGAATATGCAGG ATTCTCCAACTAGTAATGCTGTCAGCATCTGTCAAACTGATcaacatattgatgtattggaagACAGACAGACTATGCCTCAGATAAAATTATTAACTCAAGTTGATATACCAATCAACGTTTCCACAACACAACAATCGTCATTCATGTTAGCAAGCTCATTCTGCGCTAGGCTTGATGAAATCTCAACTTTTGATTCTCATCATAAGGAGGCAGCAATTGGCGCTGAAGAGGGAGTTCTTGTATCTGTTTCCAAGaaagatgatgctgcttcatgtgaAGCTCTTAATCCCAGTGAGTCACCATCAAATAGAACTTCTGATGAGAACAGGGAGGCTTTGTTTGATCCATCATCCAGTCGTTCATCTTCGAAAGAGGTAATATTGCCATTTGTGAAGAGTTCTTTTATGTGGGAATCAATCGAAGCGATGGATATATTCCATATAATGCCGCAACAACCACATTTCCGCCCATTGGAGCAGTACTCTATGGAGTTTCGAGAAGGAATGGCCATAGGTCTGATGGTATCATTTGCAAACCTAGCAGCTAACATTCACAAATTAAACATTGCTGATAACATATCCATTTTTGAAGAAAGGTTGAAGGCTCTTGGCCCCTTGGAAGCGAATGGTTTTGATGTTGGACGTCTACGTGCCTGCCTAGAGGAGTTGCTGGAGATGCAAAGTAGTCAAAGGCAATCTGAGAGTAAAAAAGCAGAATTGGAAAGAAAGATTGTAGAGAGAAAAGGTGATAATGACAGGCTTGGTGCATTAGCTGTTCAATTAGATAAAGCTATCATGGAAGTGGAGCAAAATCTAACCCGTTTCCGGGAGAGCAGAGAGGTGGTCATAATGCAAATGAAAGTTAATGATGCCGAGATATCAAAATTACAAAAGGATGTGCAGGAAGCTGAGGAAGCATATCGTTCGGTAGAACGTCATTTCAATACTACAGTAGTTGCTCCATGGTGA
- the LOC140857513 gene encoding DUF724 domain-containing protein 6-like isoform X1 has translation MARRARRGGESSSGGRTSSGGFGAGAKVEVRSDDEGFRGAWYEATIVRSLKRRRYSVEYVSLVSDADPSEPLHEIVRRSHVRPPPPPPPSPADYQVYQRVEAFHNDGWWAGVVSRLHGEDSGRFTVSFPNTREVMDFPPSDIRPLLEWVRGRWIVARDQDVAEPLFSVGAQVEVSRERENYGTWFAATIGRVVSKSIFLVDYKTLRDVTDRELSMEIVDAQYIRPAPPLASEDENFSLHDVVEVLYHGGWLLGVVSQIPNGSKYIVRLRHYDEEMEFNHSEMRSCQVWEDGQWISYSSQDKNRKSPMLSGARSAGPRRQSHAGKRSSLPISVTTSSDDDDGVPCVPLSGVLHWKRKKTEGLDTEGQMSSSQPCRKVKQGKLFDYKLHSQDRFSSKTPLGVEVETQVAKPLLEDSLSSLDVRHRLESTSPEKTAIKLLQNPLSMELNYGQNMTEMNGVTKLLTGRNEPSEFMYKGSEHQSKESGFNHSPVDDDASEFLPITEWGSCKGSRGPRVGSMKRIKKLAVRAPHRQKKSPEIVSMKQLSEEEMRTRKRGRPAKRSIESQQAEDLPEEVAEEEPGRQEVEQSNQDSPTSNAVSICQTDQHIDVLEDRQTMPQIKLLTQVDIPINVSTTQQSSFMLASSFCARLDEISTFDSHHKEAAIGAEEGVLVSVSKKDDAASCEALNPSESPSNRTSDENREALFDPSSSRSSSKEVILPFVKSSFMWESIEAMDIFHIMPQQPHFRPLEQYSMEFREGMAIGLMVSFANLAANIHKLNIADNISIFEERLKALGPLEANGFDVGRLRACLEELLEMQSSQRQSESKKAELERKIVERKGDNDRLGALAVQLDKAIMEVEQNLTRFRESREVVIMQMKVNDAEISKLQKDVQEAEEAYRSVERHFNTTVVAPW, from the exons ATGGCACGGAGGGCTCGGAGAGGAGGAGAATCTTCGAGCGGTGGGAGGACCTCCAGCGGGGGCTTCGGCGCTGGGGCCAAAGTTGAGGTGCGCAGCGATGACGAGGGATTCCGCGGCGCATGGTACGAGGCCACCATCGTCCGATCCCTCAAACGCCGCCGCTACTCCGTCGAGTACGTCTCTCTCGTTTCCGATGCGGATCCTTCCGAACCCCTCCATGAGATTGTCCGCCGCTCCCACGTCCGCCCCCCGCCTCCTCCGCCACCCTCCCCCGCCGATTACCAGGTATACCAGCGTGTCGAGGCTTTTCACAATGATGGGTGGTGGGCAGGGGTGGTGTCCAGGCTTCACGGCGAGGATTCTGGGAGGTTTACTGTGTCCTTCCCCAACACAAGAGAGGTGATGGACTTCCCGCCGTCGGATATCCGGCCGCTGCTGGAATGGGTCCGTGGACGATGGATCGTCGCTCGAGACCAG GACGTGGCTGAGCCACTGTTCAGTGTGGGAGCACAGGTCGAGGTTAGCCGGGAAAGAGAGAACTATGGGACTTGGTTTGCTGCTACGATTGGACGTGTGGTCagcaagtccatatttttggtgGATTACAAGACCCTGAGAGATGTCACTGACAGAGAGTTGTCAATGGAGATTGTTGATGCTCAATACATTAGGCCTGCACCTCCCCTTGCATCAGAAGATGAGAATTTCAGCTTACATGATGTTGTTGAGGTGCTTTACCATGGCGGTTGGTTGCTAGGAGTTGTTTCTCAGATTCCTAATGGGTCAAAGTACATTGTCAGGTTGAGGCACTATGATGAGGAGATGGAGTTTAATCATTCTGAAATGAGATCCTGCCAGGTATGGGAGGATGGGCAGTGGATCAGCTATTCCTCCCAG GACAAGAATAGAAAATCACCAATGCTCAGTGGAGCCAGGTCTGCTGGACCTCGAAGGCAATCTCATGCTGGCAAAAGATCTAGTCTTCCTATTTCAGTAACAACATCaagtgatgatgatgatggtgtcCCATGTGTTCCTCTTTCTGGTGTTCTGCATTGGAAGCGTAAGAAGACTGAAGGATTGGACACTGAAGGTCAGATGAGCTCATCTCAACCTTGCAGAAAAGTAAAGCAAGGAAAGTTATTTGATTATAAGTTACACTCACAAGATCGTTTTTCTTCAAAAACTCCATTGGGGGTGGAGGTGGAAACCCAAGTTGCTAAGCCATTGCTAGAAGATAGCCTCTCTTCATTGGATGTGCGGCATCGTCTTGAAAGCACCTCTCCTGAGAAGACTGCAATAAAATTACTACAAAATCCCTTATCAATGGAGCTAAATTATGGGCAAAACATGACTGAGATGAATGGTGTAACTAAATTATTAACCGGGAGGAATGAGCCTTCTGAATTTATGTACAAGGGATCTGAACATCAATCAAAAGAATCTGGCTTCAACCATTCTCCGGTTGATGATGACGCCAGCGAGTTCCTCCCGATTACAGAATGGGGAAGTTGTAAAGGTTCCCGTGGTCCTAGAGTGGGATCTATGAAGCGAATAAAGAAGCTTGCTGTTCGGGCCCCACATCGACAGAAAAAGTCCCCTGAAATTGTT AGCATGAAACAATTGTCAGAGGAGGAGATGAGGACAAGGAAGAGAGGCAGGCCTGCAAAGAGAA GCATAGAATCGCAACAAGCAGAAGATTTGCCTGAGGAAGTTGCTGAAGAAGAACCTGGGAGGCAAGAAGTTGAGCAATCAAATCAAG ATTCTCCAACTAGTAATGCTGTCAGCATCTGTCAAACTGATcaacatattgatgtattggaagACAGACAGACTATGCCTCAGATAAAATTATTAACTCAAGTTGATATACCAATCAACGTTTCCACAACACAACAATCGTCATTCATGTTAGCAAGCTCATTCTGCGCTAGGCTTGATGAAATCTCAACTTTTGATTCTCATCATAAGGAGGCAGCAATTGGCGCTGAAGAGGGAGTTCTTGTATCTGTTTCCAAGaaagatgatgctgcttcatgtgaAGCTCTTAATCCCAGTGAGTCACCATCAAATAGAACTTCTGATGAGAACAGGGAGGCTTTGTTTGATCCATCATCCAGTCGTTCATCTTCGAAAGAGGTAATATTGCCATTTGTGAAGAGTTCTTTTATGTGGGAATCAATCGAAGCGATGGATATATTCCATATAATGCCGCAACAACCACATTTCCGCCCATTGGAGCAGTACTCTATGGAGTTTCGAGAAGGAATGGCCATAGGTCTGATGGTATCATTTGCAAACCTAGCAGCTAACATTCACAAATTAAACATTGCTGATAACATATCCATTTTTGAAGAAAGGTTGAAGGCTCTTGGCCCCTTGGAAGCGAATGGTTTTGATGTTGGACGTCTACGTGCCTGCCTAGAGGAGTTGCTGGAGATGCAAAGTAGTCAAAGGCAATCTGAGAGTAAAAAAGCAGAATTGGAAAGAAAGATTGTAGAGAGAAAAGGTGATAATGACAGGCTTGGTGCATTAGCTGTTCAATTAGATAAAGCTATCATGGAAGTGGAGCAAAATCTAACCCGTTTCCGGGAGAGCAGAGAGGTGGTCATAATGCAAATGAAAGTTAATGATGCCGAGATATCAAAATTACAAAAGGATGTGCAGGAAGCTGAGGAAGCATATCGTTCGGTAGAACGTCATTTCAATACTACAGTAGTTGCTCCATGGTGA